One genomic segment of Candidatus Sulfotelmatobacter sp. includes these proteins:
- a CDS encoding F0F1 ATP synthase subunit epsilon produces MADSLKLEIVTPEKKVVDAAVEEVQIPGKNGYLGVLPGHAPLITELAVGEIKYCENSKEFLLAVAWGFAEVLPDKVTILAETAERPTEIDVERARKSKERAEQRLASGNTEVDVERALDALHRAETRLDVAEKK; encoded by the coding sequence ATGGCAGATTCCTTGAAACTCGAGATCGTGACGCCGGAAAAGAAAGTTGTCGACGCGGCGGTCGAGGAAGTTCAGATTCCCGGGAAGAACGGCTATCTCGGCGTTTTGCCGGGGCACGCGCCGCTCATTACCGAACTGGCGGTCGGCGAAATCAAGTACTGCGAAAACTCCAAAGAGTTTCTGCTGGCGGTGGCGTGGGGATTCGCGGAAGTACTACCGGATAAGGTGACAATTCTGGCGGAGACGGCCGAGCGTCCGACTGAAATCGACGTGGAGCGCGCGCGGAAAAGTAAAGAGCGGGCGGAACAACGCTTAGCCAGCGGCAACACCGAAGTTGACGTCGAGCGCGCCCTCGACGCGCTGCATCGCGCCGAAACCCGTCTCGACGTTGCCGAGAAAAAATAG
- the hfq gene encoding RNA chaperone Hfq translates to MDSNKPAQNIQDSFLNTARKERLSITIYLLSGVKLTGRIRSFDKYSVVLEANGQEQLIFKHAISTVVMGRVASTHVVHVSHPEKAVASAGPVSTAAASASGTEG, encoded by the coding sequence ATGGACAGCAATAAGCCGGCGCAGAACATTCAGGATTCCTTCCTTAACACGGCCCGCAAGGAGCGACTCAGCATTACGATTTATCTGCTGAGTGGAGTGAAGTTGACGGGCCGCATCCGCTCCTTTGACAAGTACTCGGTCGTTCTGGAGGCGAACGGTCAGGAGCAACTCATTTTCAAGCATGCCATCTCGACCGTGGTGATGGGACGGGTGGCGTCGACGCATGTCGTTCACGTTTCGCATCCGGAGAAGGCAGTGGCCAGCGCCGGACCTGTATCGACGGCGGCGGCAAGCGCTTCGGGGACCGAAGGATAG
- the atpH gene encoding ATP synthase F1 subunit delta translates to MASVASTYARAFADVVFSAHLDANREVGGLRRIEGLLADSEDLRRVWENPAVPAEQKRKLLDAIARREGIEQHARNLMAVLIDHRRVQFLGRIVEQLKKELDARMGFAEAYVTSARELGDAEKRTLEAQIEKVTGKKVHAQFGLDASLLGGAVVRVGSTIYDGSVKGQLEKIKDAISS, encoded by the coding sequence ATGGCTTCTGTCGCCAGCACCTATGCCCGGGCTTTTGCGGACGTAGTTTTCAGCGCGCATCTCGATGCGAATCGGGAAGTGGGCGGATTGCGGCGGATTGAGGGCCTGCTGGCCGACAGCGAAGATCTGCGCCGGGTGTGGGAGAATCCCGCGGTTCCTGCCGAGCAGAAGCGCAAACTGCTGGATGCGATTGCGCGCCGCGAGGGCATCGAGCAGCACGCGCGCAATCTGATGGCGGTGCTGATCGATCACCGGCGTGTGCAGTTTCTGGGACGCATCGTCGAGCAACTGAAAAAAGAACTCGACGCGCGCATGGGTTTTGCCGAGGCCTACGTCACCAGCGCGCGCGAATTGGGCGACGCGGAGAAGCGGACTCTCGAAGCGCAGATTGAAAAAGTTACGGGCAAGAAAGTCCACGCGCAGTTTGGATTGGATGCCTCGTTGCTGGGCGGAGCAGTAGTCCGAGTAGGCAGCACGATTTACGATGGTTCGGTGAAGGGGCAGTTGGAGAAGATTAAAGATGCTATTAGCTCTTAG
- a CDS encoding glycosyltransferase has product ALTWRQYIRAIPDSIAFSALSIIGRFIVLVFFVGDVLMSARLIIVGIFAVIDRLRRPHRQASPGFNPRVAVFIPAYNEEKVIVRTIRSVLNSDYPNLHVIVIDDGSSDRTFQVARDAYAKDIALGRVQVLTKPNGGKAAALNFALDRIDEDFYVGIDADTVIAMDAISKLIPHFEDERVGAVAGNAKVGNRVNLWTRWQALEYITSQNFERRALDALCAVSVVPGAIGAWRVSAVREAGGYHLDTVAEDADLTMALLRRGYRVEYEDLALAYTEAPTNANGLMRQRFRWSFGILQAVYKHRAVFARKGALGWVALPNIVIFQILLPLVSPLIDIMFVVGTIWYYVQKHFHPDSTDPADFHKLVLFFFAFLVIDFIASAIAFALERRHPDDKEDAWLLSQVWLQRFAYRQLFSIVLFKTLKRALEGRKFAWDKLERTAAVNYVPAENRDHVNVP; this is encoded by the coding sequence GCGCTCACCTGGCGGCAATACATTCGCGCCATCCCCGACTCCATCGCATTCTCCGCCCTCTCCATCATCGGCCGCTTCATCGTCCTCGTCTTCTTCGTTGGCGACGTCCTCATGAGCGCGCGCCTCATCATCGTCGGCATCTTCGCAGTCATCGATCGCCTTCGCCGGCCCCACCGCCAGGCCTCTCCGGGCTTCAATCCCCGCGTCGCCGTCTTCATCCCCGCATACAACGAAGAGAAGGTCATCGTCCGCACCATCCGGTCCGTCCTCAACTCGGACTACCCAAATCTCCACGTCATCGTCATCGATGACGGTTCCAGCGATCGCACCTTTCAAGTTGCCCGCGACGCCTATGCAAAGGACATCGCCCTGGGACGCGTTCAAGTCCTCACCAAGCCAAACGGAGGCAAAGCGGCGGCGTTGAACTTCGCGCTAGACCGCATCGACGAAGACTTCTACGTCGGCATCGACGCCGACACCGTCATCGCCATGGACGCGATCTCCAAGCTCATCCCTCACTTCGAAGATGAGCGCGTCGGCGCAGTTGCCGGCAATGCAAAAGTTGGCAACCGCGTCAATCTATGGACCCGCTGGCAGGCCCTCGAATACATCACCAGCCAGAATTTCGAGCGCCGCGCGCTCGACGCTCTCTGCGCCGTCAGCGTTGTGCCGGGCGCCATCGGTGCATGGCGCGTCTCGGCAGTGCGCGAAGCCGGAGGCTACCACCTCGACACCGTCGCGGAAGACGCCGATCTCACCATGGCTCTGCTGCGTCGCGGCTATCGCGTTGAGTACGAGGATCTGGCCCTCGCCTACACCGAGGCGCCGACCAACGCGAATGGCTTGATGCGCCAGCGCTTCCGCTGGTCGTTCGGAATTTTGCAGGCCGTGTACAAGCATCGAGCAGTTTTTGCCCGCAAGGGCGCGCTGGGATGGGTGGCGCTGCCGAACATCGTGATATTCCAGATTCTGCTGCCGCTGGTGTCGCCGCTCATCGACATCATGTTTGTCGTCGGCACGATCTGGTATTACGTTCAGAAACATTTTCATCCCGACTCGACCGACCCAGCCGACTTCCACAAGCTGGTGCTGTTTTTCTTCGCATTTCTGGTGATCGATTTCATCGCCTCGGCGATCGCTTTCGCCCTGGAACGCCGCCATCCCGACGACAAGGAAGACGCCTGGCTCCTCAGCCAGGTCTGGCTGCAACGGTTCGCCTACCGCCAGCTATTTTCGATCGTCCTCTTCAAGACACTGAAGCGGGCGCTGGAAGGGCGCAAGTTCGCCTGGGACAAACTGGAGCGGACAGCGGCGGTGAACTATGTGCCGGCGGAAAACCGCGACCACGTCAATGTGCCGTAA
- the atpA gene encoding F0F1 ATP synthase subunit alpha translates to MAQIKADEISKLIREQIENYETQISVDETGTVITLGDGIARVYGLDKVMAGELLSFPHGVAGIAMNLEEDQVGVVILGEYTELKEGDEVKRTGRIMSVPVGDAMIGRVVNSLGEPIDDKGPIATDQFVALERIAPGVIDRQPVREPMATGLKAIDSMIPVGRGQRELIIGDRQTGKTAVALDTIINSKGNDLICIYNAIGQKRSSIAQVVKILEDAGAMDYTIVVAASASEPAPMQYISPYAATAMGEYFRDSKRHALVIYDDLSKHAASYREISLLLRRPPGREAYPGDVFYLHSRLLERSAKLSDKNGGGSLTALPIIETQAGDVSAYIPTNVISITDGQIYLETDLFNQGVRPAVNVGLSVSRVGGSAQIKAMRQVAGTLKLELAQYRELAAFAAFGSDLDKATQAQLNRGQRLVELLKQNQFSPLPFSKQILIIMAGTGGFLDDLPVAQVREFEAELYKYVDSTNPGILRTIMEKKILDDGLKGQLQSVIKEAKQQFVASRQAVAK, encoded by the coding sequence ATGGCACAAATCAAGGCAGACGAAATTTCGAAGCTGATCCGCGAGCAGATCGAGAACTACGAGACGCAGATCTCCGTAGACGAAACTGGCACGGTCATCACGCTGGGCGACGGCATAGCGCGCGTCTATGGACTCGACAAGGTCATGGCCGGTGAGCTGCTCTCGTTCCCGCACGGCGTGGCCGGCATCGCCATGAACCTGGAAGAAGATCAGGTCGGCGTGGTCATCCTCGGCGAATACACCGAACTGAAGGAAGGCGATGAAGTGAAGCGCACCGGGCGCATCATGAGCGTGCCCGTGGGCGACGCCATGATCGGCCGCGTCGTGAACTCGCTCGGCGAGCCGATCGACGACAAGGGGCCCATCGCGACCGATCAGTTCGTCGCTCTGGAACGCATTGCCCCGGGCGTGATCGACCGGCAGCCGGTGCGCGAGCCAATGGCGACTGGACTGAAGGCCATCGATAGCATGATTCCGGTGGGCCGTGGCCAGCGTGAGTTAATTATCGGCGACCGCCAGACTGGCAAGACCGCCGTCGCTCTCGACACCATCATCAACAGCAAGGGCAACGATCTGATTTGCATTTACAACGCGATCGGGCAGAAGCGTTCGTCGATTGCGCAGGTGGTGAAGATTCTGGAAGACGCGGGCGCGATGGACTACACCATCGTCGTCGCCGCATCGGCGTCGGAACCGGCCCCAATGCAGTACATCTCGCCGTACGCTGCGACCGCCATGGGTGAGTACTTCCGCGATTCGAAGCGGCACGCCCTGGTGATTTACGACGATCTGTCGAAACACGCGGCTTCGTATCGCGAAATTTCACTGCTGTTGCGACGGCCGCCGGGACGCGAAGCCTATCCTGGAGACGTCTTTTATCTTCACTCGCGCTTGTTGGAGCGCTCGGCGAAATTGAGCGACAAGAACGGCGGAGGATCGCTGACCGCATTACCCATCATCGAGACGCAGGCGGGCGACGTTTCGGCGTACATTCCGACTAATGTGATTTCTATTACCGACGGCCAGATTTATCTGGAAACCGATCTGTTCAACCAGGGCGTGCGCCCGGCGGTGAACGTCGGACTGTCGGTAAGCCGCGTGGGTGGCAGCGCGCAGATCAAAGCGATGCGGCAAGTGGCTGGTACGTTGAAGTTGGAACTGGCGCAGTATCGCGAACTGGCAGCATTTGCGGCCTTCGGCAGCGATCTCGACAAAGCGACGCAGGCGCAGTTGAATCGCGGACAGCGACTGGTCGAACTGCTGAAGCAGAATCAGTTTTCGCCGCTGCCCTTCTCCAAGCAGATTCTGATCATCATGGCCGGTACCGGCGGATTCCTGGATGACTTGCCGGTTGCTCAGGTGCGCGAGTTCGAAGCAGAGTTGTACAAGTACGTGGATTCGACCAATCCCGGCATCCTGCGAACGATCATGGAGAAGAAAATTCTCGACGACGGCCTGAAGGGCCAGTTGCAGAGTGTGATCAAAGAGGCGAAGCAGCAGTTTGTAGCGTCGCGGCAAGCGGTAGCGAAGTAA
- the hflX gene encoding GTPase HflX, with product MKSRGSARAGKRVPLWRDAKRAAAPAEPERERAFLVGMEVRTRGRSGAKGAAVTSQAGAARDAAAMQPGGAAKSKPTIPEFDADESLAELRTLAESAGAQVVGEILQRRDRPDPATLIGAGKLEEISGAAAAVNADVLLFDHDLSPSQQRNIEKIIQRRVIDRTQLILDIFARHARTREGQLQVELAQLQYMMPRLAGHGIEMSQLGGGIGTRGPGETKLETDRRKIARRVRHVEQQIENVRRIRTQQRQRRESAPVATIALVGYTNAGKSTLFNALTNAKVLESSRMFATLDPTIRGVELPSKRKVLLSDTVGFIRSLPHTLVSAFRATLEEVQRASLILHVSDASNRLSAEQDAQVEIVLKELEAEKKPRLRVMNKVDLLDDEVAKSLLADSMREDSRTVYVSAAEGTGLDKLLERIDSLIEEDRVSRVHLRVPQKEGKTLALLEAKARIYSRKYKDGAVELDVEAAESVVRRMANYVVRREQDCP from the coding sequence ATGAAATCCCGCGGTTCGGCGCGTGCCGGGAAACGTGTGCCGCTTTGGCGCGATGCCAAACGTGCAGCCGCACCCGCGGAGCCGGAGCGCGAGCGCGCTTTTCTCGTGGGGATGGAAGTGCGCACTCGCGGACGAAGCGGTGCCAAAGGCGCGGCCGTTACTTCTCAGGCTGGAGCCGCGCGCGATGCGGCGGCAATGCAACCGGGTGGGGCCGCCAAGTCGAAGCCCACGATTCCTGAGTTTGACGCCGATGAATCGCTGGCGGAGCTGCGCACGCTGGCCGAGAGCGCCGGGGCGCAGGTGGTGGGCGAGATATTGCAGCGGCGGGACCGGCCCGATCCCGCGACCTTGATTGGCGCGGGCAAGCTCGAAGAAATCAGCGGTGCGGCCGCCGCGGTCAACGCGGATGTCCTTCTATTCGATCACGACCTCAGTCCTTCACAGCAGCGCAATATCGAAAAAATTATCCAGCGGCGGGTGATTGACCGCACGCAACTCATCCTCGATATTTTTGCTCGGCACGCGCGCACCCGGGAAGGCCAGTTGCAAGTGGAGTTGGCACAATTGCAGTATATGATGCCGCGGCTGGCGGGGCACGGTATCGAGATGTCGCAACTGGGCGGCGGCATCGGCACGCGCGGTCCGGGTGAGACCAAACTCGAAACCGATCGCCGTAAAATCGCGCGGCGCGTGCGGCATGTCGAGCAACAAATCGAGAACGTGCGTCGCATTCGAACGCAGCAGCGGCAGCGGCGGGAATCCGCGCCGGTGGCGACCATCGCTCTGGTCGGCTATACGAATGCTGGCAAGTCCACGCTGTTTAATGCGCTGACGAATGCGAAGGTGCTGGAATCGTCCCGCATGTTCGCCACGCTCGATCCCACGATTCGGGGCGTGGAATTGCCATCCAAGCGGAAAGTTCTGCTGTCAGACACCGTCGGATTCATTCGCAGCCTGCCGCACACTCTGGTATCGGCCTTCCGCGCAACGCTCGAGGAAGTGCAGCGGGCGTCGTTAATTCTGCATGTTTCCGACGCGAGCAACCGGCTTTCGGCCGAGCAGGATGCGCAGGTGGAAATTGTTCTCAAGGAACTGGAAGCGGAGAAGAAACCGCGCCTGCGGGTGATGAACAAAGTCGATCTGCTGGACGATGAAGTTGCGAAGTCGTTGCTGGCGGATTCGATGCGTGAAGATTCGAGGACGGTTTACGTTTCGGCGGCGGAAGGCACCGGCCTGGACAAACTGTTAGAGCGCATCGATTCATTGATCGAAGAAGACCGCGTCAGCCGCGTGCATCTGCGCGTGCCGCAGAAAGAAGGAAAGACGCTGGCGCTGCTGGAAGCCAAGGCGCGGATTTATTCGCGAAAGTACAAGGATGGGGCGGTGGAGTTGGACGTGGAGGCTGCTGAATCCGTGGTGAGGAGAATGGCCAACTACGTGGTGCGCCGAGAGCAAGATTGCCCTTGA
- a CDS encoding ATP synthase F0 subunit B, with amino-acid sequence MDQTLQQLGELLLGSVPTVILLTLLYVLYALIVHKPLQRVLTERRSKTEGAVEKSRADIAAAESRTAEYEQKMREARSVIFRDQEAKRQKALQARAGALSHARSKAQAQVQAARLDIEKDRAAAEAGLPAEANALAQEIVRRVLQPAGAGRSGAGR; translated from the coding sequence ATGGATCAGACGCTTCAACAACTAGGCGAATTACTGCTCGGATCGGTTCCGACGGTGATTCTGTTGACGCTGTTGTATGTGCTCTATGCCCTGATCGTCCATAAGCCGTTGCAGCGTGTGCTCACGGAGCGGCGCAGCAAGACTGAAGGTGCGGTGGAAAAGTCGCGGGCGGATATTGCCGCGGCGGAATCGCGCACCGCGGAGTACGAACAAAAGATGCGCGAGGCGCGTTCCGTGATTTTCCGGGACCAGGAAGCGAAGCGGCAGAAAGCGCTCCAGGCCCGAGCGGGCGCGTTGAGCCACGCGCGCAGCAAGGCCCAGGCGCAGGTGCAGGCGGCGAGGCTAGACATTGAAAAAGATCGCGCGGCAGCAGAGGCCGGCTTGCCGGCCGAAGCGAACGCGCTGGCGCAGGAAATTGTGCGCCGCGTGTTGCAACCTGCTGGGGCGGGACGATCTGGGGCAGGACGATGA
- a CDS encoding FoF1 ATP synthase subunit gamma, with protein MPNILDIRRRIRSVINTRQITKAMKVVSAAKLRRAQDRALAARPYAQMLTNVLKSLVARTEIYDPETGEPKHPLLAHREEKNILLIVVTGDKGLAGAFNANITKAAARFLESKEGKNVDIEAIGRKGRDFLRRRYPAAKVQTQSLAELGESNEPEAEPSGRAGETQITGEHVGVLGKVEFAQASALAENVIERYGHEDIDAVYVVFNEFKSVIAQRLVVEQILPIEQIGQQAVRMSEEMTEEEKKKAKEAAITAGVGMRGPDRNVEEAATQFGTAQVDYIYEQPPEELFRALLPKYVSIQIFRALLESVAAENAARMTAMDSATNNATDMIDSLTLVMNRARQAKITKEIIEIVSGAAAM; from the coding sequence ATGCCAAACATCCTCGACATTCGTCGCCGCATCCGCAGCGTGATCAACACGCGGCAAATCACCAAGGCCATGAAGGTGGTCTCGGCGGCGAAGTTGCGCCGAGCGCAGGATCGGGCCTTGGCGGCGCGTCCGTACGCGCAGATGTTGACGAATGTGCTGAAGTCGCTGGTGGCGCGGACGGAGATTTACGATCCTGAGACTGGAGAGCCCAAGCATCCGCTGCTGGCCCATCGCGAAGAAAAGAATATTCTGCTGATCGTAGTGACCGGAGACAAAGGTTTAGCGGGCGCGTTCAATGCGAACATTACGAAAGCCGCAGCGCGCTTTCTGGAATCGAAAGAAGGCAAGAACGTCGACATTGAGGCCATCGGCCGCAAGGGACGCGACTTTCTGCGCCGGAGATATCCCGCGGCGAAGGTGCAGACGCAAAGTCTGGCGGAACTCGGGGAATCGAACGAGCCCGAGGCAGAGCCGAGCGGCCGGGCCGGAGAAACGCAGATCACCGGCGAGCACGTTGGCGTGCTGGGGAAAGTTGAATTCGCGCAGGCTTCGGCGCTCGCGGAGAACGTGATTGAGCGCTACGGGCACGAAGACATTGACGCGGTCTACGTGGTATTCAACGAATTCAAGTCGGTGATCGCGCAACGGCTTGTCGTTGAGCAGATTCTTCCCATCGAGCAGATCGGGCAGCAGGCAGTTCGGATGTCCGAAGAGATGACGGAAGAAGAGAAGAAAAAAGCCAAAGAGGCGGCGATTACCGCCGGTGTGGGCATGCGCGGGCCGGATCGCAACGTGGAGGAAGCCGCCACGCAGTTCGGGACGGCGCAGGTGGATTACATTTACGAGCAGCCGCCGGAAGAGTTGTTCCGCGCGCTGCTGCCGAAGTATGTGAGCATCCAGATTTTTCGTGCGCTGCTGGAGTCGGTCGCGGCCGAGAATGCCGCGCGCATGACCGCAATGGACTCAGCGACGAACAACGCCACCGACATGATCGATTCGCTGACGCTGGTCATGAACCGCGCGCGCCAGGCGAAGATAACGAAAGAGATCATCGAAATCGTCAGCGGCGCGGCGGCGATGTAG
- a CDS encoding ATP synthase F0 subunit B, translated as MMRSAGVKAAQPAAASWIVRAGLAALLLLSGASARSLYAQDRPPQGQPASPSSSPSSSSEPKVPVTSEQKQATGASAERGQGPGRQLAHESNEAAGEGKDEMEEFKQSASVRGIARVTGLNLQQSYWLSLLLNFAVIASVIIWAARKYLPGMFRDRTAAIQKAIQEAQMASEEARRRLTEIESRLAKLDAEIGAIRHAAEKEGAAEEARIQAAAEEDARKIVASAEQEIAAAAKAARRQLTAYAANLAVGLARKQIHVDAATDQALVRNFAGQLSASSSPGDLGKDKN; from the coding sequence ATGATGAGATCAGCCGGAGTGAAGGCCGCTCAACCTGCCGCCGCGAGCTGGATCGTCCGAGCTGGTTTGGCGGCGCTGCTGCTGTTGAGTGGCGCGTCGGCGCGATCGTTATATGCGCAAGATCGGCCCCCACAGGGCCAGCCAGCTTCCCCTTCTTCCTCGCCTTCTTCTTCTTCAGAGCCCAAGGTTCCCGTCACTTCCGAGCAGAAGCAGGCAACCGGCGCTTCCGCTGAACGAGGCCAGGGGCCGGGCCGGCAACTCGCGCATGAAAGCAACGAAGCCGCCGGAGAAGGAAAAGATGAGATGGAAGAGTTCAAGCAATCGGCGTCAGTGCGCGGAATTGCCAGGGTAACCGGACTGAATCTGCAGCAATCGTACTGGCTGAGCCTGTTGCTGAACTTTGCGGTGATTGCCTCTGTCATAATTTGGGCCGCGCGCAAATATCTGCCGGGAATGTTCCGCGATCGCACTGCGGCGATTCAGAAAGCGATACAGGAGGCGCAGATGGCGAGCGAAGAGGCGCGCCGCAGATTGACCGAGATCGAGTCGCGATTGGCGAAGCTGGATGCCGAAATCGGAGCGATCCGCCATGCCGCCGAAAAAGAAGGCGCTGCCGAGGAAGCGCGGATCCAGGCCGCGGCCGAAGAAGATGCGCGCAAGATTGTTGCTTCAGCAGAACAGGAAATTGCGGCTGCGGCCAAGGCCGCCCGGCGGCAATTGACTGCCTATGCGGCCAATCTCGCAGTCGGCCTGGCGCGGAAGCAAATTCACGTGGACGCCGCCACCGATCAGGCGTTGGTGCGGAATTTCGCCGGGCAGTTAAGCGCGTCGTCATCTCCCGGCGATTTGGGAAAGGACAAGAATTAG
- a CDS encoding alpha/beta hydrolase-fold protein, whose product MKLSVYLVSFLLLNFATAQDAKPAQPQPPQRPPSLNTPQVHADDSVTFQFLAPNAQEVKLAREGAEPATMTKDDKGVWIVTTPLPPDFYGYSIIVDGVRMIDPYNHLLKPNLLATENMVQVSGEQSMPWETKDVPRGEIHHHFYRSAVADDQRDFYVYTPPGYDSAAKKRYPVLYLLHGYSDDASGWTAVGRANVILDNLIAQGKAKPMIVVMPLGYGTMEIIRNGWGGLANHPEVREQNFSKFREALLTEVMPKVESEYRVATDRKSRAIAGLSMGGSESLLTGLNNLDKFAWVGAFSSGGLPDEFEKDFPGVDIKANQQLKLLWIACGTEDRLITVNRKLRGWLKSKGVQHVDIETPGMHTWMVWRRNLTEFAPLLFR is encoded by the coding sequence GTGAAACTTTCGGTTTATCTTGTTTCTTTCCTTCTTTTGAATTTCGCCACCGCGCAGGACGCCAAACCCGCGCAACCACAACCTCCGCAACGGCCGCCCTCGCTGAATACTCCACAAGTGCACGCGGACGATAGTGTAACGTTCCAGTTTCTCGCACCCAACGCGCAGGAAGTAAAGCTGGCGCGCGAAGGCGCGGAACCCGCCACGATGACAAAAGACGACAAGGGCGTCTGGATCGTGACGACGCCGCTGCCGCCGGATTTTTACGGCTACTCGATCATCGTTGATGGCGTGCGGATGATTGATCCTTACAATCATCTGCTGAAGCCGAATCTGCTTGCGACCGAGAATATGGTGCAGGTTTCCGGCGAGCAGTCGATGCCGTGGGAAACGAAGGATGTCCCGCGCGGAGAGATTCATCATCACTTCTATCGCTCCGCCGTGGCCGACGATCAGCGCGATTTTTATGTCTACACGCCGCCGGGTTACGATTCTGCAGCGAAGAAGAGATATCCCGTGCTGTATCTGCTGCACGGCTATAGCGACGATGCCAGCGGATGGACCGCGGTAGGACGCGCCAACGTGATTCTCGACAACCTGATCGCGCAGGGCAAAGCGAAGCCGATGATTGTCGTGATGCCGCTCGGTTACGGCACCATGGAGATTATTCGCAACGGCTGGGGAGGCCTCGCTAACCATCCGGAAGTGCGAGAACAGAATTTCTCGAAGTTCCGCGAAGCGTTGCTGACGGAAGTCATGCCGAAGGTTGAAAGCGAATACCGCGTGGCTACTGATCGCAAGTCGCGTGCAATAGCGGGGCTTTCGATGGGTGGATCGGAGTCATTGCTGACCGGGCTGAATAATCTCGACAAGTTCGCGTGGGTTGGAGCCTTCAGCTCGGGCGGACTTCCCGACGAGTTTGAAAAAGATTTTCCCGGGGTCGATATCAAGGCGAATCAACAGTTGAAACTGCTCTGGATCGCGTGCGGCACTGAAGATCGTCTGATCACCGTGAACCGCAAGTTGCGCGGATGGCTGAAGTCCAAGGGCGTGCAGCACGTCGATATCGAAACGCCGGGGATGCATACTTGGATGGTTTGGCGGAGGAATCTGACGGAGTTTGCACCGCTGCTGTTCCGGTGA
- the atpD gene encoding F0F1 ATP synthase subunit beta — MENVGHVIQIAGPAVDVQFHEGKLPPIYEAVKVVSDGFTVPSPISVILEVQQHLGEGRVRCIAMQPTDGMVRGMKAIDQGGPISVPVGRGTLGRVMNVIGEPVDNLGPIEFKERDPIHRLAPAFDEQATSAEMFETGVKVVDLIQPFLKGGKIGLFGGAGVGKTVVIMELINNVAKNHGGFSVFAGVGERTREGNDLWLEMTESGVIKPGNPAQSKAALIYGQMTEPPGARLRVALTGLTVAEYFRDAEGADTLLFIDNIFRFTQAGSEVSALLGRMPSAVGYQPNLATEMGELQERITSTKKGSVTSVQAIYVPADDLTDPAPATTFAHLDATTVLSRALTEIGIYPAVDPLASTSRILDPRIVGQEHYDVAQTVKKTLQTYKDLQDIIAILGIDELTEDQKLTVARARKIQRFLSQPFHVAEQFTGAAGRYVKIADTVKGFKAIVEGKYDDIPEQAFYMKGPIEEVLQAAEKMKAAA; from the coding sequence ATGGAAAACGTAGGACATGTAATTCAAATCGCGGGACCGGCGGTCGACGTGCAGTTTCATGAAGGCAAGCTGCCGCCGATCTACGAGGCCGTTAAAGTCGTCAGCGATGGGTTCACGGTGCCCAGCCCTATCAGTGTAATTCTCGAGGTGCAACAGCATCTCGGCGAAGGACGTGTGCGCTGCATCGCCATGCAACCGACCGATGGCATGGTGCGCGGCATGAAGGCCATCGATCAGGGCGGCCCGATCTCCGTGCCAGTTGGCCGAGGGACGTTGGGGCGGGTCATGAACGTGATCGGCGAACCGGTCGATAACCTTGGCCCCATCGAGTTTAAAGAGCGAGATCCGATTCACCGTCTTGCGCCTGCCTTTGACGAACAGGCGACGAGCGCGGAGATGTTCGAGACCGGCGTGAAGGTCGTCGATCTTATTCAGCCCTTCTTGAAGGGCGGCAAGATTGGTTTGTTCGGCGGCGCGGGCGTGGGCAAGACCGTAGTTATCATGGAGCTAATTAATAACGTCGCCAAGAATCATGGCGGCTTCTCCGTGTTTGCCGGTGTCGGTGAGCGCACGCGCGAGGGCAACGACTTGTGGCTGGAGATGACGGAGTCGGGCGTGATCAAGCCAGGCAACCCAGCGCAGTCGAAGGCGGCATTGATCTATGGGCAAATGACGGAGCCTCCTGGGGCGCGTTTACGCGTAGCGCTTACCGGACTGACGGTGGCAGAATATTTCCGCGACGCCGAGGGCGCCGACACGCTGCTGTTCATCGACAACATTTTCCGATTCACGCAGGCCGGCTCGGAAGTATCCGCGCTGCTCGGGCGCATGCCGAGCGCCGTCGGTTATCAGCCTAATCTGGCGACGGAGATGGGCGAACTCCAGGAGCGCATCACATCGACGAAGAAAGGGTCGGTCACATCGGTGCAGGCGATTTATGTGCCAGCTGACGATTTGACCGATCCCGCGCCGGCGACCACATTCGCTCACCTCGACGCCACGACGGTGCTCTCGCGCGCGTTGACGGAGATTGGAATTTATCCCGCGGTCGATCCGCTGGCCTCGACGTCGCGCATTTTGGATCCGCGCATCGTCGGCCAGGAACATTACGACGTGGCGCAGACCGTGAAGAAGACGTTGCAGACTTATAAGGATTTGCAGGACATCATCGCGATTCTGGGCATCGACGAATTGACCGAAGATCAGAAACTCACGGTGGCGCGGGCCCGCAAAATCCAGCGCTTCCTGTCGCAGCCGTTCCATGTCGCCGAGCAGTTCACCGGCGCGGCGGGACGTTATGTGAAAATCGCCGACACTGTAAAGGGTTTCAAGGCGATTGTCGAAGGCAAGTACGACGACATCCCTGAGCAGGCGTTTTACATGAAAGGCCCGATCGAGGAAGTGCTGCAAGCGGCAGAGAAGATGAAGGCGGCAGCGTAA